In a single window of the Acetomicrobium sp. S15 = DSM 107314 genome:
- the topA gene encoding type I DNA topoisomerase, with amino-acid sequence MPSNTLVIVESPAKARTLKKILGQRYVVKASMGHVRDLPKSRMGVDIDEDFKPEYILVRGKGKIVKELREASSKADRMLIASDPDREGEAIAWHLAELLNIDSDAPCRIRMYEITAKEVKEAVKNPQAIDMDKVYAQQARRLLDRLVGYSLSPLLWSKVRSGLSAGRVQSVALRLICEREAEIEAFRPEEYWLLDVEATSDDGRSYLLRLEKKDGKALVVKSESEAEAIEKSLKGLALVVRSFTSKEGKRSPLPPFKTSTLQQEAARRLGFSPQRTMRVAQSLYEGVDIKGRGPLGLITYMRTDSLRVAAEAIESVRSYIGAAFGDKYLPQKPHYYVSKGRTQDAHEAVRPTDVALTPGSVKEDLTRDQFRLYDLIWRRFVASQMAPSSIARSSIVVEAGPYSLKQSGATLLFEGWGALWPLDLKEDEVPPAKEGELLRQGDVHKEQRFTKPPARYSDSSLVKVLEEKGIGRPSTYAVIVQTLYDRDYVAKSDDKKLIPTELGRVVNDFLVRHFPDVVDVSFTAQMEEQLDQVEGGNVEWLKVIKDFWNRFSKVLSEVKRAAESVSLPDRAVGEACPQCGAPLVVKRGRYGEFVACSAYPKCTYTRPILQEIGVSCPVCGDGKVVRRKSKKGRTFYGCSRYPDCKFTSWDPPTGERCPACGGYVVLKGRSKTPTCSSCGHKGLADEIA; translated from the coding sequence ATGCCATCTAATACGCTGGTGATTGTGGAATCGCCGGCCAAGGCTCGCACGCTAAAAAAGATCCTGGGCCAGCGATATGTAGTGAAGGCAAGCATGGGGCACGTGAGAGATCTCCCGAAGAGCCGCATGGGCGTCGATATAGATGAAGATTTCAAACCGGAGTACATACTCGTGCGCGGCAAGGGCAAGATCGTAAAGGAACTGAGGGAAGCTTCGTCGAAGGCCGATCGGATGCTTATAGCCTCCGACCCGGACAGGGAGGGGGAGGCGATCGCCTGGCACCTCGCCGAACTTTTGAACATAGACTCGGATGCGCCTTGCAGGATACGCATGTACGAGATCACGGCGAAAGAGGTCAAGGAGGCGGTCAAAAACCCCCAGGCTATAGACATGGACAAGGTCTATGCCCAACAGGCCAGGCGGCTTTTGGATCGCCTCGTTGGGTATAGCCTAAGCCCCTTGTTATGGAGTAAGGTGCGCTCCGGGCTGTCGGCGGGACGCGTGCAATCCGTCGCCCTGCGCCTCATATGCGAGAGAGAAGCCGAGATAGAGGCTTTCCGCCCGGAGGAGTATTGGCTTTTGGACGTAGAGGCTACATCCGATGACGGCAGATCTTATCTGCTCCGCCTGGAGAAGAAGGACGGCAAGGCGCTCGTCGTAAAAAGCGAATCGGAAGCCGAAGCGATAGAAAAAAGCCTAAAAGGCCTCGCCCTCGTCGTGCGCTCCTTCACGAGCAAAGAGGGTAAGAGGAGCCCCCTTCCCCCCTTTAAGACGAGCACATTGCAGCAAGAGGCGGCGAGGCGCTTGGGGTTTTCGCCGCAGAGGACGATGCGGGTGGCCCAGAGCCTTTACGAGGGCGTCGATATAAAGGGCAGGGGCCCCCTTGGCCTCATCACGTATATGCGCACTGACAGCCTCAGGGTTGCTGCCGAGGCGATAGAGAGCGTGCGAAGTTACATAGGCGCTGCCTTTGGCGACAAATATCTCCCCCAAAAGCCCCATTATTACGTCTCCAAAGGGCGCACCCAAGATGCGCACGAGGCCGTAAGGCCCACCGACGTGGCGCTCACTCCTGGCTCCGTCAAAGAAGACCTTACCAGAGACCAGTTCAGGCTTTACGACCTCATTTGGCGCAGGTTCGTGGCGAGTCAAATGGCGCCGAGTTCGATCGCTCGTAGTTCGATCGTCGTCGAAGCCGGGCCTTATTCGTTGAAGCAGTCCGGAGCGACGCTCCTCTTCGAGGGGTGGGGTGCACTCTGGCCGCTCGACCTCAAGGAAGATGAAGTGCCGCCTGCCAAAGAGGGTGAACTCCTGAGACAAGGAGATGTGCACAAGGAACAGCGCTTCACCAAACCTCCAGCTCGGTATAGCGATTCCAGCCTGGTGAAAGTCCTCGAAGAGAAGGGGATCGGTCGTCCTTCCACCTATGCCGTCATAGTGCAGACGCTATACGATCGTGATTATGTGGCCAAAAGCGATGATAAAAAGTTGATCCCAACAGAATTGGGCAGAGTGGTGAACGACTTTTTAGTGCGTCACTTTCCGGACGTGGTCGATGTCTCCTTCACCGCCCAGATGGAAGAGCAGTTGGATCAGGTGGAAGGCGGAAACGTGGAATGGCTTAAAGTCATCAAAGACTTCTGGAACCGCTTTTCCAAGGTCCTCTCGGAAGTGAAGCGCGCAGCTGAATCTGTCTCTTTGCCCGATCGGGCCGTAGGCGAGGCGTGCCCGCAGTGCGGCGCCCCGTTGGTGGTGAAGCGCGGCCGTTATGGGGAGTTTGTGGCCTGCTCCGCGTATCCTAAGTGCACTTATACTCGGCCGATCTTGCAGGAAATAGGCGTATCTTGCCCTGTCTGCGGTGACGGTAAGGTGGTGCGCAGGAAGAGCAAAAAAGGGCGCACCTTTTACGGCTGCTCACGCTATCCCGATTGCAAATTCACGTCTTGGGACCCGCCCACGGGCGAGCGATGTCCGGCCTGCGGCGGATATGTGGTCTTGAAGGGAAGGTCTAAAACCCCCACGTGCAGTTCTTGTGGCCACAAGGGGTTGGCTGATGAAATTGCCTAA
- the dprA gene encoding DNA-processing protein DprA: MDARLKAFLLLNACQCFDGRAIEALAQRGIKPEDILEAPTLLGVLGAGESSMSAWSNLQCGGWAEREWEKCLKLKVDVVCFGDGRYPKGLLDLSSPPLLLYLWGTSPLDDGGVAVVGTRRPSTYGLRVAKELGRELAAAGFVVVSGGAYGIDCAVQEAALEAGGSSIAVLGTGVDCIYPSSNRRLFERLRESGLLVSEYPLSSQARPWRFPKRNRIIAGISRSVVVVEAPQRSGAMITARIAMEIGRDLWAVPGRVDEEVCRGSNLLIFDGAQPLIDIPAFCSLLGGDVILEDEPQMEELSAEEELVYSMLKERGERTVDNIASEAKMGAADAMLALGMLTAKGLVASSGPGRWSAIR; encoded by the coding sequence ATGGACGCCCGTCTTAAGGCCTTTTTGCTCCTCAACGCGTGCCAGTGCTTCGATGGGCGCGCGATAGAGGCCCTCGCGCAGAGGGGCATAAAGCCCGAGGATATATTGGAGGCGCCTACGCTGCTTGGTGTGCTCGGCGCCGGTGAATCGTCGATGAGTGCGTGGTCGAATCTGCAGTGCGGCGGATGGGCTGAGCGCGAATGGGAGAAGTGCCTAAAACTTAAAGTCGACGTTGTCTGCTTCGGGGATGGGCGCTACCCGAAGGGGCTTTTGGATCTGTCGTCGCCGCCCCTTTTGCTCTACCTCTGGGGGACATCCCCCTTGGACGATGGCGGTGTTGCAGTCGTGGGAACCAGAAGGCCGTCAACCTATGGCCTCCGCGTCGCTAAGGAGCTGGGCAGAGAGCTCGCCGCCGCAGGCTTCGTCGTGGTGAGCGGCGGCGCCTACGGCATAGATTGTGCGGTTCAAGAGGCGGCTTTGGAGGCCGGCGGAAGCAGCATAGCCGTGCTCGGCACAGGGGTGGATTGTATCTATCCGAGTTCGAACAGGCGCCTCTTCGAGCGCTTAAGGGAATCCGGTTTATTGGTCAGCGAATATCCGCTTTCGTCTCAAGCGAGGCCGTGGCGTTTCCCCAAGCGCAATCGCATCATCGCCGGTATTTCGAGGAGCGTGGTGGTAGTTGAAGCACCACAAAGAAGCGGTGCCATGATAACAGCAAGAATAGCAATGGAAATAGGCAGGGATTTATGGGCCGTCCCAGGGCGGGTAGACGAAGAGGTATGCCGCGGCTCCAATTTGCTGATCTTTGACGGCGCTCAACCTTTGATCGACATCCCTGCATTCTGCTCGCTTTTGGGAGGAGACGTCATCCTCGAGGACGAGCCACAAATGGAAGAGCTTTCGGCAGAGGAAGAGCTCGTCTACTCGATGCTTAAAGAAAGAGGAGAGCGGACGGTTGACAATATCGCATCAGAGGCTAAAATGGGCGCCGCCGACGCAATGTTGGCGTTAGGCATGTTGACAGCGAAAGGGCTAGTCGCTTCTTCGGGCCCCGGCCGCTGGAGTGCCATCCGATGA
- the codY gene encoding GTP-sensing pleiotropic transcriptional regulator CodY, which translates to METPKELLEARPKISDLSAMEDLLDKTRMVSRALQNRKDGASPDYQKLAKLLCDLSTANTYIIDRQGKVLGYAWLSEYNCPTMVGLLEVGAMPESYVDRLNQHHESVLNHSDYGLCAYADAPCIYPNKHVVYVPIYSGSERIGTLILARFGSPFDARDLVLGEYLATAVGIEMLHERTRSIEERARERFAVQMALRALSYSEVESVKHIIRELDASEGVVVASRIADRLGLTRSVIVNALRKLESAGVLECRSLGMKGTYIKVLLPLLLEELGIAEGRS; encoded by the coding sequence ATGGAAACTCCGAAGGAATTATTGGAGGCGCGGCCGAAGATCTCGGACCTTTCAGCGATGGAGGATCTGTTGGACAAGACGCGAATGGTGAGCAGGGCCCTGCAAAACAGGAAGGACGGAGCAAGCCCCGATTATCAAAAGTTGGCCAAGCTCCTCTGCGATCTCTCTACGGCCAACACCTATATCATCGATCGCCAAGGAAAGGTATTGGGTTATGCGTGGCTCAGCGAATACAACTGTCCGACCATGGTCGGCCTGTTGGAGGTCGGCGCCATGCCGGAGAGCTATGTCGATAGACTAAACCAGCATCACGAATCCGTCTTGAATCACTCAGACTACGGCCTTTGCGCCTATGCCGACGCGCCATGCATTTATCCGAACAAGCACGTAGTCTATGTGCCGATCTACAGCGGCTCGGAGCGCATCGGAACGCTCATCTTGGCTCGCTTCGGCTCACCCTTCGATGCGCGCGATCTGGTCTTGGGGGAATACCTGGCCACTGCCGTGGGCATAGAGATGCTCCACGAGCGCACGCGCTCGATCGAGGAGAGGGCCAGAGAGCGATTCGCCGTTCAAATGGCGCTGCGCGCCCTTTCGTACTCGGAAGTCGAGTCGGTTAAACATATCATCCGGGAGCTCGACGCTTCCGAGGGTGTGGTGGTTGCAAGTCGCATCGCCGACAGGCTCGGCCTCACGCGGAGCGTAATCGTAAACGCCTTGAGGAAACTCGAGAGCGCCGGCGTATTGGAGTGCCGCAGCTTGGGGATGAAGGGCACATACATCAAGGTCCTTCTCCCGCTCCTTTTGGAGGAATTGGGCATAGCTGAAGGGCGCTCTTAA
- the hslV gene encoding ATP-dependent protease subunit HslV translates to MNVNFKGTTIVSVRRNGRVAMAGDGQVTMGDQIVKEGARKVRRLYDGRVLAGFAGSTADAMTLLERFERRLEENKGNLTKSAVDLVKEWRLDRALRRLEALMLVADREETLLLSGSGDVIEPEGDVASIGSGSGFALAAARALLEASDWEAERIARRAIEIASQICIYTNDAIVLEVIDQ, encoded by the coding sequence ATGAACGTAAATTTTAAGGGCACGACTATAGTATCGGTGCGGAGGAATGGCCGTGTCGCTATGGCTGGAGACGGGCAGGTGACGATGGGAGATCAGATCGTCAAAGAAGGGGCGCGCAAGGTGAGGCGCCTCTATGATGGGAGAGTCCTGGCCGGATTTGCCGGCAGCACGGCGGATGCCATGACGTTGCTCGAACGCTTTGAACGCCGCCTGGAAGAGAACAAGGGCAACCTCACCAAAAGCGCCGTCGACCTCGTCAAGGAATGGCGGCTCGACAGAGCTTTGAGGAGGCTCGAGGCGCTCATGCTCGTGGCCGACAGAGAAGAGACGCTGCTGTTGTCCGGCTCGGGCGATGTCATAGAGCCGGAGGGCGACGTGGCGTCTATAGGCTCCGGTTCCGGCTTTGCCCTGGCTGCGGCGAGGGCGTTGCTCGAGGCATCCGATTGGGAGGCGGAGCGCATCGCCCGCAGAGCCATTGAGATCGCTTCCCAAATCTGCATTTACACCAACGACGCCATCGTCTTGGAGGTGATAGATCAGTGA
- the fliE gene encoding flagellar hook-basal body complex protein FliE yields the protein MKEVRVDLSQFHFNNDARLVGAGSDSKGEKGFEKLLKDNLQRVNDLQLTADEGIGKLATGEAEDISQVVIAVQEAEVALRLLVEIRNKLVDAYQQLARMPV from the coding sequence ATGAAAGAGGTCAGGGTGGATTTATCACAATTTCATTTCAATAATGATGCAAGGTTGGTCGGAGCCGGGAGCGATTCAAAAGGGGAAAAAGGTTTCGAAAAATTACTCAAGGACAACCTACAAAGGGTTAACGACCTTCAGCTCACTGCGGATGAGGGGATCGGAAAGCTGGCCACCGGAGAAGCGGAGGACATCTCCCAGGTGGTCATCGCAGTCCAGGAGGCCGAGGTCGCATTGCGCCTTCTGGTGGAAATCAGGAATAAGCTGGTAGATGCCTATCAACAACTTGCCCGCATGCCGGTATAG
- the trmFO gene encoding methylenetetrahydrofolate--tRNA-(uracil(54)-C(5))-methyltransferase (FADH(2)-oxidizing) TrmFO, producing the protein MKLPKAPIAIIGGGLAGSEAAYQLARRGIPVRLYEMRPNRLTPAHKTGHLAELVCSNSLGADLLTSPAGILKAELRRIGSLIMRCADESRVPAGKALAVDRNRFAISVSEALASCPLVEVVREEVKDIPEGLAIIATGPLTSDSMSEALRRLVGRDFLYFFDAVSPIVTAESVDFAVVFKGNRYGEGEDYLNCPMDEAEYQRFWEALSSAERAPLHSFERDERYFEGCLPIEVMAERGRDVLRYGPMRPVGLVDPKSGRMPYAVVQLRREDAEGTLYSLVGFQTNLKWSEQERVFRMIPGLQKAEFVRFGVMHRNVYVNAPLVLNENLSLRARQDVYLAGQIVGVEGYTESTAMGLVAAISAYSALLGLPVPQWPKETAIGSLLHYIRNARADNFQPMNVNLGIFPPLGTKVRDRMKRCEAVARRALTALEKFMAEYSIIFEEVVIN; encoded by the coding sequence ATGAAATTGCCTAAAGCGCCGATCGCGATCATAGGGGGTGGCCTGGCGGGGTCTGAGGCTGCTTACCAACTGGCCCGCAGGGGCATTCCTGTTAGGCTTTATGAGATGCGTCCGAATCGCCTCACGCCGGCTCACAAGACTGGACACTTGGCCGAGCTCGTCTGCAGCAACTCGCTCGGCGCAGATCTGTTGACGAGCCCAGCCGGCATCCTAAAGGCGGAGTTGAGGCGCATTGGAAGTCTCATCATGCGTTGTGCCGATGAGAGTCGGGTGCCCGCCGGCAAGGCGTTGGCGGTAGACAGAAACCGCTTTGCCATTTCAGTCTCCGAAGCGTTGGCCTCCTGTCCACTGGTTGAGGTCGTCCGCGAGGAGGTAAAAGACATACCCGAAGGGCTTGCGATAATAGCCACAGGGCCGCTTACGTCGGATTCCATGTCAGAGGCCTTGCGGCGCCTCGTAGGAAGGGACTTTCTGTATTTTTTCGACGCCGTTTCTCCCATTGTGACGGCCGAGAGCGTCGATTTCGCCGTGGTCTTCAAAGGCAACCGTTATGGAGAGGGCGAAGATTATCTCAACTGCCCGATGGACGAGGCGGAGTATCAACGCTTTTGGGAGGCGCTATCCTCTGCGGAGCGGGCCCCACTCCATTCTTTCGAGCGGGACGAACGCTACTTCGAGGGATGTCTTCCTATAGAGGTGATGGCGGAAAGAGGGCGCGATGTCCTGCGCTACGGGCCTATGCGCCCCGTGGGGCTTGTTGACCCCAAGAGCGGGAGGATGCCCTATGCCGTCGTCCAATTGAGGCGTGAGGACGCAGAAGGGACGCTTTATAGTTTGGTCGGCTTCCAGACGAATTTGAAATGGAGCGAGCAGGAGCGCGTCTTCAGGATGATCCCCGGCCTGCAGAAGGCCGAATTCGTCCGCTTCGGTGTCATGCATCGCAATGTATATGTGAATGCCCCTCTCGTCCTCAATGAGAATTTGAGCTTACGCGCCAGGCAAGATGTATACCTTGCCGGGCAGATCGTGGGGGTCGAGGGCTACACGGAGAGCACGGCGATGGGGCTCGTGGCCGCCATCAGCGCCTATTCTGCCCTCTTGGGCCTCCCCGTGCCACAGTGGCCGAAGGAGACCGCTATAGGCTCGTTGCTTCACTATATTAGAAATGCCAGAGCCGATAACTTCCAGCCGATGAACGTCAACTTGGGGATCTTCCCTCCCTTAGGGACAAAGGTTCGCGACCGCATGAAGCGTTGCGAGGCCGTAGCACGGCGCGCTTTGACGGCTTTGGAAAAATTTATGGCAGAATATTCGATCATATTTGAGGAAGTTGTGATAAACTAA
- the xerA gene encoding site-specific tyrosine recombinase/integron integrase: protein MCTFVDAFLEYIKYSRGRSENTITNYSVDLNQFVDYLSAQGISSPLEITASHVRAFLREMMSYGYAQASAARKLSSVRSWVDYLIRSGVLEKDPTAGVRGPRLPQRLPRALAYDDVKRLLEEGPRGETVRRDRVILELLYGSGLRVAELIALDWEDIDLEERWIRVRGKGDKERLVPMGRYAVQALLAWREEIGASAGPLFPGQGSGRMTVRTAHRVVTKLAQSVGLSGVTPHVLRHSFATHMLEHGANLRVLQELLGHESLVTTQRYLKITTDQLKRSYVAAHPRAEVE from the coding sequence TTGTGCACCTTTGTAGATGCCTTTTTAGAATATATAAAATATAGCCGCGGTCGTTCAGAAAACACCATTACTAACTACTCCGTAGATCTGAACCAGTTCGTCGACTACTTATCGGCGCAAGGGATATCATCTCCCCTCGAGATAACGGCATCTCACGTGAGGGCCTTTTTGAGGGAAATGATGAGCTATGGATATGCCCAGGCTTCAGCGGCCAGAAAACTCTCCTCGGTCCGCAGCTGGGTCGACTACCTTATCAGAAGCGGTGTCCTCGAGAAAGACCCGACCGCCGGCGTGAGGGGGCCGAGGCTTCCCCAGCGCTTACCGCGCGCATTGGCCTACGATGACGTGAAGCGCCTCCTGGAGGAAGGTCCCAGGGGAGAGACGGTTCGTCGCGACAGAGTTATCTTGGAGCTGCTCTACGGCTCTGGCCTGCGCGTGGCCGAACTCATTGCTCTCGACTGGGAAGATATAGATTTGGAAGAGCGGTGGATCAGGGTCAGAGGCAAAGGAGACAAGGAGAGGCTCGTTCCCATGGGGCGATATGCCGTGCAGGCGCTTCTCGCTTGGAGGGAGGAGATTGGCGCAAGCGCCGGACCGCTCTTTCCTGGGCAAGGCAGCGGGCGCATGACGGTGAGGACGGCACACAGGGTCGTGACGAAGCTGGCTCAAAGCGTTGGCCTATCGGGTGTTACACCGCATGTCCTGCGCCATAGCTTTGCCACTCACATGCTTGAGCACGGCGCAAATCTGCGCGTTTTACAGGAGCTCCTGGGCCACGAGAGCTTGGTTACCACACAGCGCTATCTGAAGATTACCACGGATCAATTGAAAAGGAGTTACGTCGCGGCTCATCCGCGCGCGGAGGTGGAGTGA
- the flgC gene encoding flagellar basal body rod protein FlgC produces the protein MRIFRPLEIAGSSLTAHRLWMELISQNMANANTTRTPEGGPYVRKVPIFAERLDEALDASPAGVRVEQITDDDLPPRYVYQPDHPDANAEGYVAYPNVNVIREMADMMVASRAYEANLAVVETAQSMWNSALEVLRA, from the coding sequence ATGCGCATATTTCGCCCGCTTGAAATAGCGGGCAGCTCTTTGACCGCTCACAGGCTTTGGATGGAGCTCATTTCTCAGAATATGGCTAACGCCAACACTACGCGCACGCCCGAAGGTGGGCCGTACGTACGCAAGGTTCCGATATTTGCAGAGCGCCTGGATGAGGCTTTAGATGCTTCCCCCGCCGGTGTAAGGGTGGAGCAGATTACAGACGATGACCTGCCGCCGCGATACGTTTACCAACCTGACCACCCGGACGCCAACGCCGAAGGGTATGTCGCTTATCCAAACGTGAACGTGATCCGCGAGATGGCAGACATGATGGTGGCAAGTCGAGCCTACGAAGCGAATCTCGCCGTCGTGGAAACGGCCCAGAGCATGTGGAATAGCGCGCTTGAGGTGCTGCGAGCCTAA
- the hslU gene encoding ATP-dependent protease ATPase subunit HslU has protein sequence MYEDLTPAEVVAYLDRYIVGQVKAKRAVAVALRNRLRRKRLDPKVAEEVIPKNIMMIGPTGVGKTEIARRLAALVNAPFVKVEATKFTEVGYVGRDVESMIRDLVEVAVHMVKARHMEAVQSAAAERAEERLLDLLLPLPRKQESMQDFVKVLMGGVQERAESPKEREDSGTRERLREMLRAGKLDTREVEVEVAESAVANVPILGVGLDEMGINLSEMLGNLLPKRMKRKRMSVSSARVLLQAEEAEKLIDMESVVQEALTKVQEEGIVFLDELDKVASQDGAQHGPDVSREGVQRDLLPIVEGSTVMTKYGPVKTDYILFIAAGAFHRVKPSDLVPELQGRFPIRVELSPLNEGDLGRILTEPENSLLRQYKALLGTEGVSINFSEDAVAEIANIAAKMNAEMEDIGARRLHTVMEQLLEDVSFKAPELEGSEVLVDAAFVRERLEPLIQSSDLRKYLL, from the coding sequence ATGTACGAGGATTTGACGCCGGCCGAGGTCGTCGCTTACCTCGATAGATACATAGTGGGTCAAGTTAAGGCAAAGCGTGCTGTGGCCGTAGCGCTGAGGAATAGGCTCAGGAGAAAACGGCTCGATCCTAAGGTCGCCGAAGAGGTGATCCCCAAGAACATCATGATGATCGGTCCCACCGGCGTAGGAAAGACGGAGATCGCAAGGCGCCTGGCCGCGTTGGTCAATGCTCCTTTCGTGAAGGTGGAGGCTACGAAATTCACAGAGGTGGGATATGTCGGACGCGACGTGGAGTCTATGATCCGCGACCTCGTCGAGGTGGCCGTGCACATGGTAAAGGCTCGCCATATGGAGGCCGTTCAATCGGCGGCGGCGGAGCGAGCCGAAGAGAGGCTCTTGGACCTCCTCCTCCCGCTTCCGCGCAAGCAGGAGAGCATGCAGGATTTCGTCAAGGTCCTCATGGGCGGAGTCCAGGAGAGGGCAGAATCGCCCAAGGAAAGGGAAGACAGCGGCACGCGGGAGCGGCTGCGGGAGATGTTGCGCGCTGGCAAGCTCGATACGCGCGAGGTAGAGGTAGAGGTCGCAGAGAGCGCTGTGGCGAATGTGCCCATCTTAGGGGTCGGCTTGGACGAGATGGGAATAAATTTGAGCGAGATGCTGGGAAACCTCCTTCCCAAGCGAATGAAACGCAAGCGGATGTCAGTGTCCTCCGCTCGCGTTTTGCTTCAAGCGGAGGAAGCGGAAAAACTCATAGATATGGAAAGCGTCGTCCAGGAGGCGTTGACAAAGGTGCAGGAGGAGGGAATCGTCTTTCTGGACGAGTTGGACAAGGTTGCTTCGCAAGACGGAGCGCAGCACGGCCCCGACGTGAGCCGAGAGGGGGTTCAGCGCGATCTGCTTCCCATCGTAGAGGGTTCGACCGTCATGACGAAGTATGGACCTGTTAAGACGGATTACATCCTCTTTATCGCAGCCGGTGCCTTTCATAGAGTCAAACCCTCCGATCTCGTGCCGGAACTCCAAGGGCGCTTCCCCATCAGAGTGGAGCTGTCTCCTTTAAACGAAGGCGACCTGGGCAGGATCCTAACAGAACCTGAAAACAGCCTTCTGCGCCAGTACAAAGCCCTGCTCGGGACCGAGGGCGTATCTATAAACTTTAGCGAAGATGCCGTAGCGGAGATAGCGAATATCGCAGCCAAGATGAATGCCGAGATGGAAGACATCGGCGCCAGGCGTTTGCACACCGTTATGGAGCAGCTTTTGGAAGACGTGAGCTTTAAGGCTCCGGAGCTCGAGGGGTCAGAGGTCCTCGTCGATGCGGCCTTCGTGAGAGAGAGGCTCGAACCCCTGATTCAGAGTTCCGACCTCAGGAAATACCTGCTATAA
- the flgB gene encoding flagellar basal body rod protein FlgB, with protein sequence MDKAWAAAKVSIGGLSRRLEATAQNLANIDTPAYARREVTFEDQLSRLLHGPERLPLTTTDPRHISTLPESIEAVRPVEKKALGELVRWDGNGVDIDIEMAKLAETRMSYQALFRLLARKAASYKTVMGGGV encoded by the coding sequence ATGGATAAGGCTTGGGCGGCAGCGAAAGTAAGCATAGGTGGGCTCTCGAGGCGCTTGGAGGCGACTGCGCAGAACCTCGCCAATATAGACACCCCCGCATACGCGCGGAGGGAGGTCACGTTTGAGGATCAATTGAGCCGTTTGTTGCACGGTCCCGAGAGGTTGCCGTTGACTACCACCGATCCCCGCCATATCTCTACGCTACCGGAGAGTATAGAAGCGGTAAGACCCGTCGAGAAAAAAGCTCTCGGCGAACTCGTGCGGTGGGATGGAAACGGCGTGGACATCGATATCGAAATGGCAAAGCTCGCCGAGACGCGCATGTCTTACCAAGCGTTATTCCGCCTGTTAGCGCGCAAGGCGGCTTCTTATAAGACGGTTATGGGAGGTGGGGTGTAA